A section of the Pleuronectes platessa chromosome 7, fPlePla1.1, whole genome shotgun sequence genome encodes:
- the cetp gene encoding cholesteryl ester transfer protein, whose protein sequence is MTRDVFPWLLLVLSVLRTSRGCLQDPAAAHRVTGAVCRLTHPAAAVLNEKTTKVIEAAFQHARYPSVTGEKSILFVGKVQYSLDNLEIHNLTIGQSAFELLPGEGVAMDISNVSATFRGTIRYGYGSWLINVAHSIDFEIESHIDLGINPKLYCGEGKVAADTSDCYLNFHKLRLHLQGDREPNWLKRLFTDFITFTVKLVIKGQICKEINKVANILADFIQSTAEQFLSDGNISFDIGVTTAPVITANYIESYHKGFTRYNNTTAAVRDSGFQPTQLTEHRMLYFWVSDQVFNPLIAAAHKDGRFHLNVSGAELTELFKTNLSSATPEFFRKCLLESGSPELSVWSSAVPFLNTSTLGTRLWAEASGRLSCGNQTPELFFQTDVVVDVLASYADKKLFLQGKPSEIFVIRDDRPSLNQTLVDELEFLREAVEKVGIPKVMSVLEVEVTRLLDKQGTNQFDIFNPEVLPQDGFVVIQMDFGFPHHLLVEFLKKTLQ, encoded by the exons TGAATGAGAAAACCACGAAGGTGATCGAGGCGGCGTTCCAACACGCCAGATACCCGAGTGTCACAGGAGAGAAATCCATACTCTTCGTTGGCAAAGTCCAATACAGCCTGGACAA TTTGGAGATTCACAACCTGACGATTGGTCAAAGTGCGTTTGAGCTGCTTCCAGGTGAAGGCGTGGCCATGGACATCAGCAACGTGTCGGCGACCTTCAGAGGAACCATCCGGTATGGATACGGCAGCTGGCT cATCAACGTTGCTCATTCAATCGACTTCGAGATCGAGTCTCACATCGATCTCGGCATCAACCCCAAACTCT acTGTGGTGAAGGAAAAGTGGCAGCAGACACGTCCGACTGTTACCTGAACTTCCACAAGCTCCGCCTTCATCTGCAGGGTGACAGAGA ACCGAACTGGCTGAAGAGGCTCTTCACCGACTTCATCACCTTCACCGTCAAGCTGGTCATCAAGGGTCAG ATTTGCAAGGAGATCAACAAGGTGGCAAATATCCTGGCTGACTTCATCCAGAGCACAGCAG agcAGTTCCTCAGTGATGGAAACATCAGCTTTGACATCGGTGTGACCACTGCTCCTGTCATCACCGCAAACTACATCGAGTCGTACCACAAG GGCTTCACCCGGTACAACAACACCACGGCCGCCGTCAGGGACTCCGGGTTCCAGCCGACTCAGCTCACCGAACACAGGATGCTTTACTTCTGGGTCTCAG ACCAGGTCTTTAACCCTTTGATCGCGGCCGCACACAAAGACGGACGCTTCCACCTCAACGTCTCTGGAGCAGAACTCACT GAACTGTTCAAGACGAATCTCTCCAGTGCGACGCCCGAATTCTTCAGAAAG tgtttgttAGAATCCGGATCTCCAGAGCTCAGCGTGTGGAGCTCGGCTGTTCCCTTCCTCAACACCTCCACCCTGGGCACGAGGCTGTGGGCAGAGGCCTCTGGGCGGCTCAGCTGTGGGAATCAAACGCCGGAGCTCTTCTTCCAAACG GACGTGGTCGTGGACGTCTTGGCTTCCTACGCTGACAAGAAGCTCTTCCTGCAGGGGAAACCTTCAGA gATCTTTGTGATCCGAGATGATCGGCCGTCACTAAATCAAACG CTGGTGGATGAGCTGGAGTTCctcagagaagctgtggagaagGTTGGAATCCCCAAAGTGATGtctg TTCTTGAGGTTGAAGTCACCAGACTGTTGGACAAACAGGGAACCAACCAATTCGACATCTTTAACCCTGAAGTTCTTCCTCAGGAC GGCTTTGTGGTGATTCAGATGGACTTTGGTTTCCCTCATCACCTGCTGGTTGAATTCCTGAAGAAGACACTCCAGTGA